A region from the Manihot esculenta cultivar AM560-2 chromosome 13, M.esculenta_v8, whole genome shotgun sequence genome encodes:
- the LOC110629345 gene encoding ultraviolet-B receptor UVR8 isoform X2, which translates to MWRIRAVLQRGQKLINSIAGNPTRRCLSSNSSCNYGGCTKVMSFGDGSHGAIGLPTSLTGLGTDAYEPICIPGLPSDIVGVSAGHYHSLVITSQGELWAWGRNHEAQLGHSLLASRDTWNEPKRVEGLNQVQVLSAFASGVVSAAIGDDGSLWIWGKSKRGQLGLGKGIKEALVPARVEALAGEKIAKVSFGWGHALALTEEGKLFGWGYSADGRLGKITGAVEASPLDSRADMVKSNQQLSKSILEAVERHVLEGMENEKDMPIVWDPCLVEELHGTEVVDIACGLDHSLVLCRDGTLLSSGSNIYGQLGRANHEIGLFPVDINFQLSSIAAGLGHSLAISGVVSSEGNATSIVSWGWNQNSQLGRIGPENLPLEVEGLAGESIVSVSAGRVHSLALTSKREVWVWGCGKNGRLGLGSSTDETEPVLLDNLDSYEVLQAVSGFDHNLVLIAQ; encoded by the exons ATGTGGAGAATTAGAGCGGTGTTACAGAGAGGGCAAAAGCTTATCAATTCCATTGCGGGTAACCCAACAAGAAGATGTCTGAGCAGCAATAGCTCTTGTAATTATGGTGGGTGTACAAAAGTTATGAGCTTTGGTGATGGCAGCCATGGAGCTATTGGACTACCCACATCTCTTACTGGCCTTGGAACCGACGCATACGAACCCATATGCATCCCTGGCCTTCCCTCCGATATTGTGGGAGTTAGCGCCGGCCACTACCACTCCCTTGTCATCACTTCTCAAGGGGAGCTTTGGGCCTGGGGCCGCAACCATGAGGCCCAGCTCGGCCACAGCCTGCTTGCCTCCAG AGATACATGGAATGAGCCAAAGAGGGTAGAAGGGTTGAATCAAGTCCAAGTCCTTTCTGCATTTGCATCTGGTGTTGTCTCTGCAGCAATCGGAGATGATGGCTCTTTGTGGATTTGGGGGAAGTCTAAGCGGGGTCAGCTTGGTCTTGGGAAAGGAATCAAGGAGGCCTTGGTACCAGCCAGAGTTGAAGCACTTGCTGGAGAAAAGATAGCTAAG GTATCATTTGGTTGGGGGCATGCCCTTGCATTGACTGAGGAAGGAAAGTTATTTGGCTGGGGTTATTCAGCTGACGGTAGGTTAGGAAAGATTACCGGAGCTGTAGAGGCGTCTCCACTGGATTCACGTGCAGATATGGTTAAATCTAACCAACAACTTTCAAAATCAATTCTGGAAGCTGTAGAAAGGCATGTCTTAGAAGGAATGGAGAATGAAAAAGACATGCCAATAGTCTGGGATCCTTGTTTAGTGGAAGAATTACATGGAACTGAAGTTGTAGACATTGCCTGTGGGCTTGATCATTCCTTGGTTCTTTGCC GTGATGGCACTTTATTGAGCTCTGGAAGCAATATATACGGTCAGTTGGGCAGAGCAAATCATGAAATAGGATTGTTTCCAGTTGATATAAACTTCCAGCTGTCGTCGATAGCAGCAGGCCTTGGCCATTCTTTGGCAATTAGTGGAGTTGTGTCATCAGAAGGAAATGCAACTAGTATTGTTTCATGGGGATGGAATCAGAACTCCCAGCTTGGAAGGATAGGACCAGAGAACCTCCCACTGGAGGTTGAGGGATTGGCAGGAGAGAGTATCGTTTCAGTGTCCGCAGGGCGAGTACATTCCCTTGCCCTCACATCCAAAAGAGAGGTGTGGGTTTGGGGCTGTGGTAAGAATGGCAGACTTGGGCTGGGGAGTTCTACTGATGAAACTGAACCTGTCTTGCTTGATAATTTAGACAGTTATGAAGTTTTACAAGCTGTGTCAGGCTTTGATCATAATCTAGTCTTGATAGCTCAATGA
- the LOC110629345 gene encoding ultraviolet-B receptor UVR8 isoform X1: MWRIRAVLQRGQKLINSIAGNPTRRCLSSNSSCNYGGCTKVMSFGDGSHGAIGLPTSLTGLGTDAYEPICIPGLPSDIVGVSAGHYHSLVITSQGELWAWGRNHEAQLGHSLLASSRDTWNEPKRVEGLNQVQVLSAFASGVVSAAIGDDGSLWIWGKSKRGQLGLGKGIKEALVPARVEALAGEKIAKVSFGWGHALALTEEGKLFGWGYSADGRLGKITGAVEASPLDSRADMVKSNQQLSKSILEAVERHVLEGMENEKDMPIVWDPCLVEELHGTEVVDIACGLDHSLVLCRDGTLLSSGSNIYGQLGRANHEIGLFPVDINFQLSSIAAGLGHSLAISGVVSSEGNATSIVSWGWNQNSQLGRIGPENLPLEVEGLAGESIVSVSAGRVHSLALTSKREVWVWGCGKNGRLGLGSSTDETEPVLLDNLDSYEVLQAVSGFDHNLVLIAQ, from the exons ATGTGGAGAATTAGAGCGGTGTTACAGAGAGGGCAAAAGCTTATCAATTCCATTGCGGGTAACCCAACAAGAAGATGTCTGAGCAGCAATAGCTCTTGTAATTATGGTGGGTGTACAAAAGTTATGAGCTTTGGTGATGGCAGCCATGGAGCTATTGGACTACCCACATCTCTTACTGGCCTTGGAACCGACGCATACGAACCCATATGCATCCCTGGCCTTCCCTCCGATATTGTGGGAGTTAGCGCCGGCCACTACCACTCCCTTGTCATCACTTCTCAAGGGGAGCTTTGGGCCTGGGGCCGCAACCATGAGGCCCAGCTCGGCCACAGCCTGCTTGCCTCCAG CAGAGATACATGGAATGAGCCAAAGAGGGTAGAAGGGTTGAATCAAGTCCAAGTCCTTTCTGCATTTGCATCTGGTGTTGTCTCTGCAGCAATCGGAGATGATGGCTCTTTGTGGATTTGGGGGAAGTCTAAGCGGGGTCAGCTTGGTCTTGGGAAAGGAATCAAGGAGGCCTTGGTACCAGCCAGAGTTGAAGCACTTGCTGGAGAAAAGATAGCTAAG GTATCATTTGGTTGGGGGCATGCCCTTGCATTGACTGAGGAAGGAAAGTTATTTGGCTGGGGTTATTCAGCTGACGGTAGGTTAGGAAAGATTACCGGAGCTGTAGAGGCGTCTCCACTGGATTCACGTGCAGATATGGTTAAATCTAACCAACAACTTTCAAAATCAATTCTGGAAGCTGTAGAAAGGCATGTCTTAGAAGGAATGGAGAATGAAAAAGACATGCCAATAGTCTGGGATCCTTGTTTAGTGGAAGAATTACATGGAACTGAAGTTGTAGACATTGCCTGTGGGCTTGATCATTCCTTGGTTCTTTGCC GTGATGGCACTTTATTGAGCTCTGGAAGCAATATATACGGTCAGTTGGGCAGAGCAAATCATGAAATAGGATTGTTTCCAGTTGATATAAACTTCCAGCTGTCGTCGATAGCAGCAGGCCTTGGCCATTCTTTGGCAATTAGTGGAGTTGTGTCATCAGAAGGAAATGCAACTAGTATTGTTTCATGGGGATGGAATCAGAACTCCCAGCTTGGAAGGATAGGACCAGAGAACCTCCCACTGGAGGTTGAGGGATTGGCAGGAGAGAGTATCGTTTCAGTGTCCGCAGGGCGAGTACATTCCCTTGCCCTCACATCCAAAAGAGAGGTGTGGGTTTGGGGCTGTGGTAAGAATGGCAGACTTGGGCTGGGGAGTTCTACTGATGAAACTGAACCTGTCTTGCTTGATAATTTAGACAGTTATGAAGTTTTACAAGCTGTGTCAGGCTTTGATCATAATCTAGTCTTGATAGCTCAATGA